accatgcccagctaattttttttgtagagatggggttttaccatgttgcccaggctggtctcaagctcctgggctcaagtgatgcaccagactcggcctcccaaaatgctgggattacaggtgtgagccactgtgcctggcctagatgcTTTCATACAGGCTTTTCAATTATGCATTTTCCTTAAGTAGGAAGTCTTAAGATCCAAGTTATAGCAGATTGTTGTAGTCTATGTTCCCATATTCTATTCCTATTTCTGAGCCTTCAGTCATGAGCTACCATATTAACTAATTCTGGGCCTTGTTACATGGGTGGATTGGTTGGACAAGTGCCAGCTCTGATCCTGGGACTGTGGCATGTGATGACATACACCCCCTCTCCACATTCTGTATGTCTCTAGGGGGGAAGGGGGAAGCTCGGTATAGAACTTTATTGTATTTTCTGATTGCCTCACTTCTTATATTGCCCCCATGCCCTTCTTTGTTCCTCAAGTAACCAGAGACAGTGCTTCCCAGAACCAACCCTACAAGAAACAAAGGGATAAACAAAGCCAAATGGGAAGCAGGATCATGGTTTGAACTCTTTCTGGCCGGAGAACAATACCTGGTATGGACTAGATACtgggagagggaaaggaaaagtAGGGTGAATTATGGAAGGAAGCTGGCAGGCTCAGCATTTCTGTCTTGGCATGACCAGTCTCTCTTCATTCTCTTCCTAGATGTAGGGCTTGGTGCCAGAGCCCCTGAGGCTTTCTGcatgaatataaataaatgaaactgagtGATGCTTCCATTTCAGGTTCTTGGGGGTAGCCAAAATGAGGTTCTTTGTCCCTCTGTTCCTGGTGGGCATCCTGTTCCCTGCCATCCTGGCCAAGCAATTTACAAAATGTGAGCTGTCCCAGCTGCTGAAAGACATAGATGGTTATGGAGGCATCGCTTTGCCTGAATGTGAGTTCCCTGCCTCCTTGTTTCATCCATTCCTCATACGCTTCTCTCCTCCATCCCCTCTTTCTTCCACTTCGCCCCTCCACTTTTACTTAATTATCTAATCATCCTCTTTTCTGCTCATTTGCATACTCTTTTatttcatgtatgtatatatgtatgtatttatttatttttgagatggagtttcgctcttgttgcccagactggagtgcaatggtgtaatctcggctcactgcaacctccgcctcctcggttcaagtgattctcctgcctcagcctcccaagtagctggaattacaggcacccaccaccatgcctggctaattttgtattttttgtagagacagggtttcaccatgttggccaggctggtctcaaacttctgacctcaggtgatccgccctcctcagcctcccaaagtgttgggattacaagcgtgagccatcgtgcctggccccatTTATTTTCctatcctttctttctcttattgtctgattttttttggaATTCTGCATCTCATCAAGAAACTCTGAGCTTTGCCATCTTTGGAGATTGGCTGGAAAGCATTTTTGTCTGAGAATTACAGTTCCTCCTTTATGCAGATCCTGTACATCTCTGTGGTATCTCTTTCTCATCTTTCCCTCAGTGATCTGTACCATGTTTCACACCAGTGGTTATGACACACAAGCCATAGTTGAAAACAATGAAAGCACGGAATATGGACTCTTCCAGATCAGTAATAAGCTTTGGTGCAAGAGCAGCCAGGTCCCTCAGTCAAGGAACATCTGTGACATCTCCTGTGACAGTGAGTAGCCCCTATAaccctctttctctgtttttctgagGCCTGCCCTTGGGATAATCTCCTTTTTAGTGCCAAGCAGACCTCAGGCTTCATTGCCTTGGCTGGGCTCTATAAAAATTGTGGGACTTGAATTGGCAGTACTGAGTAAGAAGCTGGTTGGATTTTTCATGGTCATCAAATCCCCAGACAGTTCCTTGAGGTTCAGTGGTAGACAATCAGAGCTGTCTGAGAGTCTTGGAATCTGATTGCCTGCATTTTCAGGGTAAGTCAGTTGATGAAGCTGATGACTCCTCCAGAGATATCCCAGGGAAATGAAGGAAGTCCCTACCCAGGGTTAGACATTACCACATTGGTCCTTTCATATAGAAAGACAACAGGCACAAGCCTTGAGTTTAGAGAACCCACTGGATCCAGGGGTTAGGGGAACTCAGTGCCTTTCTGGGTAATACTTGTCAGCTGTCTCAATCCTTTCCCTGTAACTCCTGCCAGAGTTCCTGGATGATGACATTACTGATGACATAATGTGTGCCAAGAAGATCCTGGATATTAAAGGAATTGACTACTGGTGAATCcttattctattttctatttccccaTCCTCCTTCTCCTTACCCCATTAGCCCAGCACCCCTTTCCTCTTACCCTATCTCTTGGTCATTTAATCTAGAATACAGTGTCTGAAACAAAGCTTACCTAGAGACTCAGGTTTCCGTTATTAAGCCTCTCTCGCTCCGCTCCTTGGTAGTAATTTTCCTAATAAGGGGTTGCCTAATGGAGGGCTCCGACCCAGGCCTCCTTTCACTTAGACTTGGACATCTAATTCCACTTGTTTAGTTCTATGCCCTAAAGCAAGCTGTTGGTAACATTGCATCTCTTTTTTAACCCTACAATTTTCTTGGATATTTTTTATGGACTGTATTCCACTTGATGGCTTGTGTCCCTTGACATCAGGCCAGGAATGTCTTTCTGTAATTCTCATCCACGCTCTTCCACTTCAGCCCTCCTGGGAATGAATGTAGATGGAAATTCAAGCCAAGATTCAGTCAGCTAACTCACCTTGTCCCCTTCTCCATTATCAGGTTGGCCCATAAAGCCCTCTGCACTGAGAAGCTGGAACAGTGGCTTTGTGAGAAGTTGTGAGTGTCTGCTGTCCTTGGCACCCCTGCCCACTCCACACTCCTGGAATACCTCTTCCCTAATGCCACCtcagtttgtttctttctgttccccGAAAGCTTATCTGTCTCTGAGCCTTGGGCCCTGTAGTGACATCACCAAACTCTTGAAGACTATTTTCCAGGGATGCCTGAGTGGTGCACTGAGCTCTAGACCCTTGCTCAGTGCCCCCGATGGCACTTTCACTACAGCACAGATTTCACCTCTGTCTTGAATAAAGGTCCCACTTTGAAGTCACTGGCTgtaatttttttccccctggagggaaggggaagaaataGGATGAGTAGGTGGACACTGAAGCCATAGGTCATAGCCACCTTCCATCTCTACTGAAGAAGAAGTAGGCTGAATTTACAATAGAAAGGTGAAGGTTACTGTCTGTACCAACTCAATGCAACAAACTTTTATTGATCACCTGATCTATTCAAGGAACTGTAGAGGGATCCAAAGTTGGCTAAACACTGGCCGGATGCAGTGCttccacctgtaattccagcactttggaaggctggggtgggcagatcgcttgaggtcaggagtttgagaccagcttggctaacagcaaaaccctgtctctaccaaaagtacaaaaattgtctgggtgtggtggcaggcggcactcgggaggctgaggcagaagaattgtttgaacctgggaggcagtggttgtagtgagctgagatcgcgtcattgcgctccagcctgggtgctccatctcaaaaaacaaaaacaaaaacaaaaaacaaaaacacaaagttgGCTGAATAGACTTTTCCCTCAAGGACTAATGGGAAAGACAAGATAAACATTAATAAATAGTTATAATATAAGGAAGAGAGTTATAAGCATCATGAGAGAGGTTAGAAATGTGCGCTGGGCATTCACAAAAGGAAAGATAACTTATCATTGGAGGGGATGTTGGGAAAAAGGAATCAAGAAAGGGTGCCTGAAAGGGAGAACATTTAGGCTGGTTTTAAAGTCTGTGTGGGATTTTGACAAGTGGAGATGTGGGGTGGGAAAAGGAAGAGCATGGACGGGAACCCAGGAATCTGAAATGGGTGACTTGAGGGGGTTGAAGGATTTCTTTATCCTTCATGAGGAGCTGTGAAGGGAACCCTTCCTGTCTCTGGAAGCCAGAGAGAGAACAGGGACCTTGACAGTCAGCACAGTGGTGCTGAAGAATCTGAGAAAATGGGACCTTTTGGTTTGGACCCTCTACTCCATTATTTCTTCTTGTGCTGTGCTTGTTTTTAAGAATGTTTGCAGAActtcattcatttaaataattatgGGATATGTGAAAGAAGAAGAATCAGGAAATTTGGGTCCTAAAATCTGTTTCTGCTACTTATTGAGGGTCTGAACCTGGGCAGGTCATCTctattctctgtgcctcagtttcctcatcttagaATGAGGATTTTGGTCTAGATAGTTTTCTGAGATCACTTCCTGCTTTAACAATCCAGCATTCCAAACTACAGTTTAATTTGTCACACTCTGAATGAGCTGAGAATGACATTCGCAGTGTTGCTCAGCTCCATAGCCCTGGCCTTCATCCCACAGAGAAGACAGGAAAGTTCACCTGTGAGGGCAAGTACACCGTATATGAGTTCATGATCTTCAGGAGCCATTGCTGAAGGAATTGACAGTAAGAGATTTATCTGTAGAGAGAACCTTagcctgaggtcagaagatcaagaacAGATAGAAGCCAGGGAACTGGCAGGAaagacatctttttctttttttcaattattcattTGTTACAGTGGGTTATGATACAAATGTTTATAGATGCCTACTCTGTACTAGTACTACAGAGcagtttttctgtgtttatattcAGTTCAATTGTAGTGTGTTGAGTTGTAAAATAATCCATGTattaaatcaaataaacaaacaaaatgccatGTTC
The Gorilla gorilla gorilla isolate KB3781 chromosome 10, NHGRI_mGorGor1-v2.1_pri, whole genome shotgun sequence genome window above contains:
- the LALBA gene encoding alpha-lactalbumin, whose amino-acid sequence is MRFFVPLFLVGILFPAILAKQFTKCELSQLLKDIDGYGGIALPELICTMFHTSGYDTQAIVENNESTEYGLFQISNKLWCKSSQVPQSRNICDISCDKFLDDDITDDIMCAKKILDIKGIDYWLAHKALCTEKLEQWLCEKL